The Aureimonas populi genome includes the window TGGAGAACGCGGTGGACTTCGCCGTCGCCCAGGTGACGCTGCGCGTGCATTGGGACGAGGAGCGGGTGCGCGTTCTCGTGCTCGATGACGGGCCCGGCTTCTCGCCCGAGGTGCTGTCGCGGATCGGCGATCCCTACATGGCCCGGCGGGAGGGCGACGAGCGAGAAACGGGCGGAGGCCTCGGCCTCGGGCTGTTCATCGCCAAGACGCTGCTGGAGCGCTCCGGCGCCGAGATCGCCTTCCGCAACCGCGAGGCGGGCGGCGCCAGCGTTTCCATTTCATGGCCGCGCACGGCGCTTCTCGGCCCTGCCCTGCGGCAGGAGGCCGCGCTTCATTGAACGGGGCGTCTCGATACGCCATCTAGAGCGAAAGGATCGACGACGATGATGATGGATGCGCAGCAGGATCAGGATGGCGCGGCGGGCGAACGGTCACTGCTGCTCGTCGATGACGACCGCGCCTTCGTCACGCGCCTTGCCCGCGCCTTCGAAACGCGCGGCTACCCGGTGCGTGCCGCCACCAGCGTCGCCGAGGGGCTGGATGCGGTGAAGCACGAGGCCCCGGCGCTGGCCGTGGTGGACATGCGGCTGGAGGACGGCAACGGCCTTCAGATCATCGAGGCGCTGCGGGCCGCGCGCCCCGACGCGTGCATCGTGGTTCTCACCGGCTACGGCAATATCGCCACCGCCGTGACGGCGGTGAAGCTCGGCGCCATCGATTATCTGGCCAAGCCTGCGGATGTGGACGAGATCGTCGCCGCCCTCACCCGCGAGGGCGCAGCGCCGGCCGAGCCGCCGCAGAACCCCATGTCGGCCGACCGGGTGCGCTGGGAGCATATCCAGCGCGTCTACGAGATGTGCGAGCGCAACGTGTCCGAAACCGCGCGCCGCCTGTCCATGCACCGGCGCACGCTCCAGCGCATTCTGGCCAAGCGCGCGCCGCGCTGAGGGCTCAGTCCATCCCGCTTCCCGTCATGTAGGGGTTGGCCGCCCATTCGGCCTGGAGCAGCCGGTCGGCCGAGAGGCGGGCGAAGCGCAGCGTCAGGGCCTTGCGGGTGGCGGGCGCCAGACGGTGCTCGGGCGCCTCGCGCAGCATCTCCGCGCCATAGCCGTCGGAGACGATCAGCCCGCATTCCGCCGGGAAGATGGAGACAGGCACGCCCGGATGCGTGGCGAAATACAGCCTGTCGCAATGCAGGCGGTAGTCCGGCCATTTTCGGTCGCAGCGAAAGTCCTCCACGGAGGTCTTGATCTCCACGATGGAGAATTCACCCTTCTCAGAAAGGCAGAGCAGATCGGCCCTTCGGCCCGAGACGAGCGGTATCTCCGGCAGGAGCGACACGCGGTGCTCGATCATCAGGCGCTGGACGCCCCGGCGAACCAGCATGGCGCGCTCGGACTGGCGTCCGTCGATGAGAGGCTCGAACCTGTGGGGCGAAACGATCGGCATGGGGGCATGGTTAACGCCATGCGCCGGGTTCGATCAAGCGCTTTGGCCTCGTTTCGTTCTCAATGCGCCGGGCGCGCCACCCTGGCGCTCTCCCCCGCGATCTCGTCCAGGATCGGGCAATCGGGGCCCTGCCCGCCCGCGCAGGCCTCCGTCAGCTCGCCGAGTGCCTTCTTCAGCGATTCCAGCTCCGCGATCTTGCGCTCGATCTCGCCGATCCGGCGCGCCGCCAGGTGCCGCACATCCTTGGAGTGGCGGTTCTCGTCGCCGTAGAGCGACAGGAGCTTGCGCGCCTCCTCGATGGAGAAACCGAGCGAGCGCGAGCGTTGCAGGAAGCGCAACAGATGGATGTCCCGCTCCCCATAGTCGCGATAGCCGTTGCGCGCGCGCGCCGGGCGGATGAGCCCGATCTCCTCGTAATAGCGAATCGTCTTGGGCGGCAGGCCGGAGCGCCGCGACGCCTCACCGATATTCATGCCGAAATCCTCGATGCCGGAACCGGTCCCTCGTTCGATGCACGAGATGTCGCGCGCGAAGGCGGCGTCAACTGTGCCCTTGCGGCAACAAGCACATCTTAACCCTCGCCTGCTTTGATGGGCGGCGTTGTCAGGCGGAAGAGCTCCGCTTACGACGCTTCATGAGACTTCAAGGGTTTTGGCGCCGCGCGTCGTCCTGCTTCCGCGTCGCTTGCCCCTCGGCCGCTGGATACCCATGACCCTCGCATCCAAGATTCTCCCTTTCGCCCTCCTGGCCTCCGGCATGCTGCTGGCCGGCTGCAACACCCATCAGAACCAGGCCAGCCGGGCCACCGATGCGGCCGTGGCCACCGCCTTCTCGGGCGAGGCCGCGCCGATGCTGGCGGGCGGGCCCCTCGGGCCGGTGGAGCTGACGGCCTATGCGGCGGTCCAGGATGGCGGCTTCAACCTGCCGGCCATCCCGGTGGAGCGGATCGAGCCCAGGTTCCTGCGCCAGCGCGTCGTCTATGACGGGCGCGGCTTCGAGCCCGGAACGGTGGTGGTCGATACCAACGACCACTTCCTCTATGTCATCGAGCCGCGCGGCACGGCGATGCGCTACGGCATCGGCATCGGCAAGGCCGGCTTCGAATGGTCCGGCGAGGCCTATGTGCGCGACAAGCAGCACTGGCCCAAATGGTTTCCGCCCAAGGAGATGATCGAGCGCCGGCCTGAACTGGCACCCTACGGCAACGAGGTGGGCATGAATCCGGGCCTGATGAACCCGCTGGGTTCGCGCGCCCTCTATCTCTGGCAGGGCAACAAGGACACGCTCTACCGCCTGCACGGCACGCCGGAATGGTGGTCGATCGGCAAGTCCGTCTCTTCCGGCTGCATCCGCCTCCTGAACCAGGACGTGATGGATCTTCACGATCGCGTGCCCTTGAACGCGCGCGTCATCGTCCTGCAACCGGGCGAAACGCTGGAGTCCAAACGCGCCGTCAGCTGACAGTTGAAAGCGGGGGAACCGCGCGGGCCGGGTGCTTCGGGGGAAGCGCCCGGCCCTTTTTCATGACACGGCGGGGTTGACGAACGCACGGCGAGCGGCCATCGGCCACCCAAAGGAACATTGCCGGCCGCCGCTTTCACACCCCGCCCGGCGGGGCGGGAGCGGCGTTCCGGCAACTCGGACGGGAGTGAGCATGGCCGAAGCAGCACAGACGAAACGCAAGGAGACCGAGGCACCGAGCCTGCCTTGGAAGCCCCTGCCGATCTTCGGCGGCCTTGCCCTCTTTGCCCTCGTCCTCCTGCTGCCGCCTCCCCCCGGCCTCTCTCCGGAAGGCTGGCGCGTCGTCGCCACGGCCGTCCTGATGATCGCATGGTGGATCAGCGAGGCGATTCCGGTGCCCGTCACCGCGCTCGTCCCCATCGCCGCGCTTCCCATGCTGAACGTTTCGCCCATCGGCGCCGCCACGGCGCCCTATGGCGACCCGGTCATCTTCCTTTTCATGGGCGGCTTCGTGCTGGCGCTGGCGATGGAGCGCTCCAACCTCCATCGCCGCATCGCGCTCAACATCGTGGCCCGCACCGGCACGCAGCAGCATCGCGTCGTCGCCGGCTTCATGGCCGCCACCGCCTTCTGCTCCATGTGGGTATCGAACACGGCGACGGCGGTGATGATGCTGCCCGTGGCGCTCTCGGTCGCCGGCCTCCTGGGCAATGATGGCGCGGACGGCCGGCGGTTCTCCCTGGCCCTGCTGCTGTCCGTGGCCTATGCCGCCTCCATCGGCGGCATCACCACGCTGATCGGCACCCCGCCCAACGCGCTT containing:
- a CDS encoding MmcB family DNA repair protein, with the translated sequence MPIVSPHRFEPLIDGRQSERAMLVRRGVQRLMIEHRVSLLPEIPLVSGRRADLLCLSEKGEFSIVEIKTSVEDFRCDRKWPDYRLHCDRLYFATHPGVPVSIFPAECGLIVSDGYGAEMLREAPEHRLAPATRKALTLRFARLSADRLLQAEWAANPYMTGSGMD
- a CDS encoding L,D-transpeptidase, translated to MTLASKILPFALLASGMLLAGCNTHQNQASRATDAAVATAFSGEAAPMLAGGPLGPVELTAYAAVQDGGFNLPAIPVERIEPRFLRQRVVYDGRGFEPGTVVVDTNDHFLYVIEPRGTAMRYGIGIGKAGFEWSGEAYVRDKQHWPKWFPPKEMIERRPELAPYGNEVGMNPGLMNPLGSRALYLWQGNKDTLYRLHGTPEWWSIGKSVSSGCIRLLNQDVMDLHDRVPLNARVIVLQPGETLESKRAVS
- a CDS encoding ActR/PrrA/RegA family redox response regulator transcription factor, with amino-acid sequence MMDAQQDQDGAAGERSLLLVDDDRAFVTRLARAFETRGYPVRAATSVAEGLDAVKHEAPALAVVDMRLEDGNGLQIIEALRAARPDACIVVLTGYGNIATAVTAVKLGAIDYLAKPADVDEIVAALTREGAAPAEPPQNPMSADRVRWEHIQRVYEMCERNVSETARRLSMHRRTLQRILAKRAPR
- the cueR gene encoding Cu(I)-responsive transcriptional regulator; translated protein: MNIGEASRRSGLPPKTIRYYEEIGLIRPARARNGYRDYGERDIHLLRFLQRSRSLGFSIEEARKLLSLYGDENRHSKDVRHLAARRIGEIERKIAELESLKKALGELTEACAGGQGPDCPILDEIAGESARVARPAH